The following coding sequences lie in one Musa acuminata AAA Group cultivar baxijiao chromosome BXJ3-1, Cavendish_Baxijiao_AAA, whole genome shotgun sequence genomic window:
- the LOC103995493 gene encoding oligopeptide transporter 5-like → MDTAGDSKRGFGEFQSAKAAALKGSRSSSVRPRYISGPESWAQNYPPFAREEEREKETTDMESVADELASTHPYFYEDEPLVEESPIEQVRLTVPVTDDPTQPCLTFRTWTMGLISCVLLAFVNQFLDYRQNQIVLSSVCVQILTLPVGRAMAATLPTTPIKVPLTNWSFSFNPGPFNLKEHVLITILANAGAGGVYAVNIVTIMKAFYHRNINIVAALLLSVTTQLLGYGWAGLFRKYLVDSPYMWWPGNLVQVSLFRALHEEEKRPKGGVSRFQFFLIVIACSFAYYVVPNFFFPAITSISVICLIWTKSVTAQQIGSGLHGLGVGSFGLDWSTISGFLGSPLASPAFATFNVLAGFIVLVYVIAPIAYWTNAYSAKNFPMFTSGLFDVDGKKYDLNRVLDPKTFSLNVQEYDSYSDIRLSIMFAISYGLGFATLTATLSHVFFFNGSYILTLWRQTASKAHDHYLDVHGRLMKANYEAVPQWWFHIVLVVVMALAIFTCEGFDKQLQLPYWGVLLAMAMAFVFTLPIGVILATTNMEPGLNVITEMVIGYIMPGKPLANVVFKTYGYISMSQAHTFLADFKLGQYMKIPPKAMFIAQLVGTVVASAVYFGTAWWLLGTVTAICDTNNLPEGSPWTCPNDAVFYSASIIWGVVGPLRMFGPKSIYSSLNYYFLVGMLLPFAVWLLARTFPRKKWIKLINFPVLLGSTSMMPPAHAVNYTSWFVVGIFFNYYVYNKYKSWWGRYVYVLSAGLDAGTAFMAVLAFLTLNNYDIYSVDWWGGVDDDYCPLAKCPTAGSYVPDGCPAIQ, encoded by the exons ATGGACACTGCCGGGGATAGCAAAAGAGGGTTTGGGGAGTTCCAATCGGCGAAGGCAGCGGCATTAAAGGGGAGTCGCTCGAGTTCGGTGCGACCTCGCTATATATCGGGGCCGGAATCTTGGGCACAGAATTATCCTCCCTTTGCCAGGGAGGAGGAACGGGAGAAGGAGACGACGGACATGGAATCAGTTGCCGATGAGCTTGCTTCCACTCACCCTTATTTTTATGAGGATGAGCCTCTCGTTG AAGAAAGCCCCATCGAGCAGGTGAGGCTCACAGTCCCAGTCACCGACGACCCAACGCAGCCATGCCTGACCTTCCGGACATGGACCATGGGGCTCATCTCCTGCGTCCTCCTGGCCTTCGTCAACCAGTTCCTGGACTACCGCCAGAACCAAATCGTGCTCTCGTCGGTCTGCGTGCAGATCTTGACGCTCCCCGTCGGCAGGGCCATGGCCGCCACCCTGCCCACCACGCCCATCAAGGTCCCGCTCACCAACTGGTCCTTCTCCTTCAATCCCGGCCCGTTCAACCTCAAGGAGCACGTGCTGATCACCATCTTGGCCAACGCCGGTGCCGGCGGCGTCTACGCAGTGAACATCGTCACCATCATGAAGGCCTTCTACCACCGAAACATCAACATCGTCGCAGCGTTGCTGCTGTCGGTGACGACACAG TTGCTTGGATATGGATGGGCTGGACTGTTCAGGAAGTACCTGGTGGATTCACCTTACATGTGGTGGCCAGGAAACCTCGTCCAAGTCTCCCTCTTCAG AGCACTacatgaggaggagaagaggcccAAGGGTGGTGTGTCAAGGTTCCAGTTCTTCTTGATAGTCATCGCCTGCAGCTTCGCCTACTACGTCGTCCCCAACTTCTTCTTCCCTGCCATCACCTCCATCTCCGTGATCTGCCTCATCTGGACGAAGTCCGTCACCGCGCAGCAGATCGGTTCCGGGCTCCATGGCCTCGGCGTCGGTTCTTTCGGCCTCGACTGGTCCACCATCTCCGGCTTCCTTGGCAGTCCCCTGGCTTCACCAGCGTTTGCGACCTTCAACGTATTGGCTGGTTTCATCGTGCTGGTCTACGTCATCGCCCCCATCGCCTACTGGACCAACGCATACAGCGCCAAGAACTTCCCAATGTTCACTTCGGGCTTGTTCGACGTCGATGGGAAGAAATACGACCTCAACCGTGTTCTTGATCCGAAGACCTTCTCCTTGAACGTACAGGAGTACGATAGTTACAGCGATATCCGTCTCAGCATCATGTTCGCCATCTCCTACGGGCTCGGCTTTGCGACATTGACCGCCACTCTCTcccatgtcttcttcttcaatgGCTC GTACATCCTGACACTGTGGCGTCAAACTGCATCCAAGGCCCACGACCATTATCTAGACGTTCATGGGAGACTAATGAAGGCAAACTACGAGGCAGTCCCTCAATGGTGGTTTCATATCGTTCTGGTCGTCGTCATGGCGCTGGCCATCTTCACCTGCGAAGGGTTCGACAAACAGCTGCAGCTTCCTTACTGGGGTGTCCTGCTAGCGATGGCCATGGCTTTCGTCTTCACGCTGCCCATCGGAGTGATTCTAGCGACCACGAATATG GAACCGGGATTGAACGTCATCACAGAGATGGTGATAGGTTACATAATGCCAGGGAAGCCTTTGGCGAACGTGGTGTTTAAGACGTATGGATACATAAGCATGTCGCAAGCACACACGTTCCTCGCCGACTTCAAGCTGGGGCAGTACATGAAGATCCCTCCCAAGGCCATGTTTATTGCCCAG CTGGTGGGAACCGTGGTCGCGTCTGCAGTCTACTTCGGGACGGCATGGTGGCTTCTCGGCACCGTCACGGCCATCTGCGACACCAACAATTTACCGGAGGGCAGCCCGTGGACGTGCCCCAACGACGCCGTCTTCTACAGCGCGTCCATCATCTGGGGAGTCGTCGGCCCGTTGCGCATGTTCGGCCCCAAGAGCATCTACTCCTCCCTCAACTACTACTTCCTGGTGGGGATGCTGTTGCCGTTCGCCGTCTGGCTGCTGGCGCGGACCTTCCCCCGGAAGAAGTGGATCAAGCTCATCAACTTCCCGGTGCTGCTCGGGTCGACGTCCATGATGCCGCCGGCCCACGCCGTGAACTACACCTCCTGGTTCGTCGTCGGCATCTTCTTCAACTACTACGTGTACAACAAGTACAAGAGCTGGTGGGGGAGGTACGTATACGTGTTGTCCGCCGGTCTGGATGCCGGGACGGCCTTCATGGCGGTGCTCGCTTTCCTCACCCTCAACAACTACGACATCT